One window from the genome of Xiphophorus hellerii strain 12219 chromosome 16, Xiphophorus_hellerii-4.1, whole genome shotgun sequence encodes:
- the ilf3b gene encoding interleukin enhancer-binding factor 3 homolog isoform X1 — MPPLVRHRTMRVFMNGDRHVMAKHSAIYPTQEELESVQNMVSHTERALKAVSDWLDKEEKGTTKSEFEDCDKDSSEQKDQATRTLRGVMRVGLVAKGLLLKGDLDLELVLLCKDKPTVSLLGRVSENLLAQLQTITEDKYIVTQDIHDASIMIHNTKEPPLTLTIHLTSPLVREEIEKATAGETLSVIDPPDVLDRQKCLTALASLRHAKWFQARANGLRSCVIVIRILRDLCARVPTWAPLRGWPLELICEKAIGTGNRPMGAGEALRRVLECLASGILMTDGPGIYDPCEKDPTDAIGHLDQQQREDVTASAQHALRLSAFGQLHKVLGMDPLPSKMPKKPRSDTPIDYTVQIPPSTAYAPPMKRPIEEEEGTDDKSPNKKKKKLQKKSAEEKAEPAQSMNALMRLNQLKPGLQYKLISQTGPVHVPVFTMAVEVDGKTFEASGPSKRTAKLHVAVKVLQDMGLPTGVELKSTEVAVKLEETVVAIAAEEVKPAVIQTESSTATAGATPESAETARQQGPILTKHGKNPVMELNEKRRGLKYELISETGGSHDKRFVMEVEIDEQKFQGTGSNKKVAKAYAALAALEKLFPEGSAPEPAKKKKGPPMHQPFGLDVGIPRGRGRGRGRGRGRGFNNGGGYGQGGGFGTYGYGNNTNSGYNYYDDGANGSAGVSSSLSGGLPFSSTEPPAPGSYGSYYQNEGSYAAPAANKMPKKKPPMQKGGPPGGYQSNISVGQGSYNQYGQAKKSFNQNQGGAGGYSYSTAYPSQVTGGAGAASGGNQEYNYEGFTPQTSYSTQGGGNQGFPANHTQYPGFGRSDGNMNYQYR, encoded by the exons CCTCCCCTCGTTCGCCACAGAACGATGCGCGTCTTCATGAACGGCGACCGCCACGTCATGGCCAAACATTCCGCCATCTATCCAACACAGGAGGAGCTGGAAAGCGTCCAGAACATGGTGTCCCACACAGAGCGGGCTCTGAAGGCcgtttctgattggctggataAGGAGGAAAAGGGAACTACAAAGTCTGAATTCGAAGACTGTGACAAAGACAG CAGTGAGCAGAAGGATCAGGCCACCCGGACTCTGCGTGGCGTTATGAGGGTGGGTCTGGTTGCTAAAGGTCTGCTGCTGAAAGGAGACCTGGACCTAGAGCTGGTGCTTCTCTGTAAGGACAAGCCCAccgtcagtctgctgggaaggGTGTCTGAAAACCTTCTTGCACAGCTGCAG ACTATAACAGAAGATAAATACATAGTAACGCAGGACATCCATGATGCGAGCATCATGATCCACAACACAAAGGAGCCCCCTCTAACGCTCACAATTCACCTCACATCCCCTTTGGTCCGCGAAGAGATAGAGAAGGCGACCGCTGGAG AAACGCTTTCAGTCATCGATCCCCCGGATGTTCTGGACAGGCAGAAATGCCTAACTGCCTTGGCATCTCTACGCCACGCTAAGTGGTTCCAG GCCAGAGCCAACGGGCTGCGCTCCTGTGTCATCGTCATCCGCATCCTGAGGGACCTGTGCGCCCGAGTCCCCACATGGGCCCCGCTTCGTGGCTGG CCACTGGAGCTGATCTGTGAGAAAGCAATCGGCACAGGGAACAGGCCCATGGGGGCAGGCGAAGCTCTGCGGAGAGTTTTAGAGTGTCTCGCTTCGGGGATCCTCATGACAG ACGGTCCTGGAATTTATGATCCATGTGAGAAGGACCCCACAGACGCCATCGGTCACCTGGATCAGCAGCAGAGAGAAGACGTCACAGCGAGCGCTCAG CACGCTTTAAGGCTGTCGGCCTTTGGGCAGCTCCACAAAGTTCTCGGAATGGACCCGCTTCCGTCAAAAATGCCCAAAAAACCTCGCAGCGACACCCCGATTGATTACACAG TGCAAATCCCACCCAGCACAGCGTATGCCCCACCTATGAAGAGGCctatagaagaagaagaaggaaccGATGATAAGAGtccaaacaaaaagaagaaaaagctgcagaagaaaT CTGCAGAAGAAAAGGCGGAGCCGGCTCAGTCAATGAACGCCCTAATGAGGCTGAATCAGCTGAAACCAGGCCTGCAGTACAAGCTGATATCTCAAACCGGTCCGGTTCATGTTCCAGTGTTCACTATGGCGGTGGAGGTGGACGGAAAGACGTTTGAGGCTTCTGGTCCGTCCAAGCGAACCGCCAAGCTGCATGTAGCTGTCAAG GTGCTGCAGGACATGGGCCTACCCACCGGGGTGGAACTGAAGAGTACTGAAGTCGCTGTGAAATTGGAAGAAACTGTAGTAGCAATCGCTGCAGAAGAAGTAAAGCCAGCAGTAATCCAAACCGAATCGTCCACTGCCACAGCCGGCGCCACTCCAGAATCTGCCGAG ACGGCTCGCCAGCAGGGACCAATCCTGACCAAACACGGCAAGAACCCCGTGATGGAGCTGAACGAGAAGCGCCGCGGCCTCAAGTACGAGCTCATCTCTGAGACGGGCGGCAGTCACGACAAGCGCTTCGTCATGGAGGTGGAGATCGACGAGCAGAAGTTCCAGGGCACCGGGTCCAATAAGAAGGTGGCCAAGGCGTACGCGGCCCTGGCTGCTCTGGAGAAGCTGTTTCCTGAAGGCTCTGCTCCTGAGCCTGCTAAAAAGAAGAAGGGACCGCCCATG CACCAACCGTTTGGCCTGGACGTTGGCATACCGAGAGGCAGAGGGAGAGGCCGAGGCCGTGGAAGAGGCAGAGGCTTCAACAACGGAGGCGGCTACGGTCAAGGAG GTGGATTTGGAACGTACGGATATGGGAACAACACCAACTCTGGCTACA ATTACTACGACGACGGGGCAAATGGCAGCGCTGGGGTATCGAGCAGCCTCTCGGGCGGACTTCCGTTCAGCTCCACAGAACCTCCGGCTCCAGGCTCCTATGGGTCATATTATCAAAATGAAGGATCCTACGCTGCACCGGCGGCCAACAAAATGCCCAAAAAGAAACCCCCCATGCAGAAGGGTGGTCCACCGGGAGGCTATCAATCAAACATCTCCGTAGGGCAGGGGTCGTATAACCAGTACGGGCAAGCGAAGAAGAGTTTCAACCAGAACCAAGGGGGTGCGGGTGGTTATTCCTACAGCACTGCCTACCCCAGCCAGGTGACAGGGGGAGCAGGGGCTGCATCTGGGGGTAACCAGGAGTACAATTATGAAG GTTTCACCCCTCAAACCAGTTACAGTACACAGGGAGGTGGCAACCAGGGCTTTCCCGCCAACCACACCCAGTACCCCGGCTTCGGCAGGAGCGACGGCAACATGAACTACCAGTACAGATAG
- the ilf3b gene encoding interleukin enhancer-binding factor 3 homolog isoform X4, which translates to MPPLVRHRTMRVFMNGDRHVMAKHSAIYPTQEELESVQNMVSHTERALKAVSDWLDKEEKGTTKSEFEDCDKDSSEQKDQATRTLRGVMRVGLVAKGLLLKGDLDLELVLLCKDKPTVSLLGRVSENLLAQLQTITEDKYIVTQDIHDASIMIHNTKEPPLTLTIHLTSPLVREEIEKATAGETLSVIDPPDVLDRQKCLTALASLRHAKWFQARANGLRSCVIVIRILRDLCARVPTWAPLRGWPLELICEKAIGTGNRPMGAGEALRRVLECLASGILMTDGPGIYDPCEKDPTDAIGHLDQQQREDVTASAQHALRLSAFGQLHKVLGMDPLPSKMPKKPRSDTPIDYTVQIPPSTAYAPPMKRPIEEEEGTDDKSPNKKKKKLQKKSAEEKAEPAQSMNALMRLNQLKPGLQYKLISQTGPVHVPVFTMAVEVDGKTFEASGPSKRTAKLHVAVKVLQDMGLPTGVELKSTEVAVKLEETVVAIAAEEVKPAVIQTESSTATAGATPESAETARQQGPILTKHGKNPVMELNEKRRGLKYELISETGGSHDKRFVMEVEIDEQKFQGTGSNKKVAKAYAALAALEKLFPEGSAPEPAKKKKGPPMHQPFGLDVGIPRGRGRGRGRGRGRGFNNGGGYGQGGGFGTYGYGNNTNSGYSDFVSDYYGYPEFAT; encoded by the exons CCTCCCCTCGTTCGCCACAGAACGATGCGCGTCTTCATGAACGGCGACCGCCACGTCATGGCCAAACATTCCGCCATCTATCCAACACAGGAGGAGCTGGAAAGCGTCCAGAACATGGTGTCCCACACAGAGCGGGCTCTGAAGGCcgtttctgattggctggataAGGAGGAAAAGGGAACTACAAAGTCTGAATTCGAAGACTGTGACAAAGACAG CAGTGAGCAGAAGGATCAGGCCACCCGGACTCTGCGTGGCGTTATGAGGGTGGGTCTGGTTGCTAAAGGTCTGCTGCTGAAAGGAGACCTGGACCTAGAGCTGGTGCTTCTCTGTAAGGACAAGCCCAccgtcagtctgctgggaaggGTGTCTGAAAACCTTCTTGCACAGCTGCAG ACTATAACAGAAGATAAATACATAGTAACGCAGGACATCCATGATGCGAGCATCATGATCCACAACACAAAGGAGCCCCCTCTAACGCTCACAATTCACCTCACATCCCCTTTGGTCCGCGAAGAGATAGAGAAGGCGACCGCTGGAG AAACGCTTTCAGTCATCGATCCCCCGGATGTTCTGGACAGGCAGAAATGCCTAACTGCCTTGGCATCTCTACGCCACGCTAAGTGGTTCCAG GCCAGAGCCAACGGGCTGCGCTCCTGTGTCATCGTCATCCGCATCCTGAGGGACCTGTGCGCCCGAGTCCCCACATGGGCCCCGCTTCGTGGCTGG CCACTGGAGCTGATCTGTGAGAAAGCAATCGGCACAGGGAACAGGCCCATGGGGGCAGGCGAAGCTCTGCGGAGAGTTTTAGAGTGTCTCGCTTCGGGGATCCTCATGACAG ACGGTCCTGGAATTTATGATCCATGTGAGAAGGACCCCACAGACGCCATCGGTCACCTGGATCAGCAGCAGAGAGAAGACGTCACAGCGAGCGCTCAG CACGCTTTAAGGCTGTCGGCCTTTGGGCAGCTCCACAAAGTTCTCGGAATGGACCCGCTTCCGTCAAAAATGCCCAAAAAACCTCGCAGCGACACCCCGATTGATTACACAG TGCAAATCCCACCCAGCACAGCGTATGCCCCACCTATGAAGAGGCctatagaagaagaagaaggaaccGATGATAAGAGtccaaacaaaaagaagaaaaagctgcagaagaaaT CTGCAGAAGAAAAGGCGGAGCCGGCTCAGTCAATGAACGCCCTAATGAGGCTGAATCAGCTGAAACCAGGCCTGCAGTACAAGCTGATATCTCAAACCGGTCCGGTTCATGTTCCAGTGTTCACTATGGCGGTGGAGGTGGACGGAAAGACGTTTGAGGCTTCTGGTCCGTCCAAGCGAACCGCCAAGCTGCATGTAGCTGTCAAG GTGCTGCAGGACATGGGCCTACCCACCGGGGTGGAACTGAAGAGTACTGAAGTCGCTGTGAAATTGGAAGAAACTGTAGTAGCAATCGCTGCAGAAGAAGTAAAGCCAGCAGTAATCCAAACCGAATCGTCCACTGCCACAGCCGGCGCCACTCCAGAATCTGCCGAG ACGGCTCGCCAGCAGGGACCAATCCTGACCAAACACGGCAAGAACCCCGTGATGGAGCTGAACGAGAAGCGCCGCGGCCTCAAGTACGAGCTCATCTCTGAGACGGGCGGCAGTCACGACAAGCGCTTCGTCATGGAGGTGGAGATCGACGAGCAGAAGTTCCAGGGCACCGGGTCCAATAAGAAGGTGGCCAAGGCGTACGCGGCCCTGGCTGCTCTGGAGAAGCTGTTTCCTGAAGGCTCTGCTCCTGAGCCTGCTAAAAAGAAGAAGGGACCGCCCATG CACCAACCGTTTGGCCTGGACGTTGGCATACCGAGAGGCAGAGGGAGAGGCCGAGGCCGTGGAAGAGGCAGAGGCTTCAACAACGGAGGCGGCTACGGTCAAGGAG GTGGATTTGGAACGTACGGATATGGGAACAACACCAACTCTGGCTACA GTGACTTTGTCTCAGACTACTATGGCTACCCCGAGTTTGCGACATAG
- the ilf3b gene encoding interleukin enhancer-binding factor 3 homolog isoform X2 — MPPLVRHRTMRVFMNGDRHVMAKHSAIYPTQEELESVQNMVSHTERALKAVSDWLDKEEKGTTKSEFEDCDKDSEQKDQATRTLRGVMRVGLVAKGLLLKGDLDLELVLLCKDKPTVSLLGRVSENLLAQLQTITEDKYIVTQDIHDASIMIHNTKEPPLTLTIHLTSPLVREEIEKATAGETLSVIDPPDVLDRQKCLTALASLRHAKWFQARANGLRSCVIVIRILRDLCARVPTWAPLRGWPLELICEKAIGTGNRPMGAGEALRRVLECLASGILMTDGPGIYDPCEKDPTDAIGHLDQQQREDVTASAQHALRLSAFGQLHKVLGMDPLPSKMPKKPRSDTPIDYTVQIPPSTAYAPPMKRPIEEEEGTDDKSPNKKKKKLQKKSAEEKAEPAQSMNALMRLNQLKPGLQYKLISQTGPVHVPVFTMAVEVDGKTFEASGPSKRTAKLHVAVKVLQDMGLPTGVELKSTEVAVKLEETVVAIAAEEVKPAVIQTESSTATAGATPESAETARQQGPILTKHGKNPVMELNEKRRGLKYELISETGGSHDKRFVMEVEIDEQKFQGTGSNKKVAKAYAALAALEKLFPEGSAPEPAKKKKGPPMHQPFGLDVGIPRGRGRGRGRGRGRGFNNGGGYGQGGGFGTYGYGNNTNSGYNYYDDGANGSAGVSSSLSGGLPFSSTEPPAPGSYGSYYQNEGSYAAPAANKMPKKKPPMQKGGPPGGYQSNISVGQGSYNQYGQAKKSFNQNQGGAGGYSYSTAYPSQVTGGAGAASGGNQEYNYEGFTPQTSYSTQGGGNQGFPANHTQYPGFGRSDGNMNYQYR; from the exons CCTCCCCTCGTTCGCCACAGAACGATGCGCGTCTTCATGAACGGCGACCGCCACGTCATGGCCAAACATTCCGCCATCTATCCAACACAGGAGGAGCTGGAAAGCGTCCAGAACATGGTGTCCCACACAGAGCGGGCTCTGAAGGCcgtttctgattggctggataAGGAGGAAAAGGGAACTACAAAGTCTGAATTCGAAGACTGTGACAAAGACAG TGAGCAGAAGGATCAGGCCACCCGGACTCTGCGTGGCGTTATGAGGGTGGGTCTGGTTGCTAAAGGTCTGCTGCTGAAAGGAGACCTGGACCTAGAGCTGGTGCTTCTCTGTAAGGACAAGCCCAccgtcagtctgctgggaaggGTGTCTGAAAACCTTCTTGCACAGCTGCAG ACTATAACAGAAGATAAATACATAGTAACGCAGGACATCCATGATGCGAGCATCATGATCCACAACACAAAGGAGCCCCCTCTAACGCTCACAATTCACCTCACATCCCCTTTGGTCCGCGAAGAGATAGAGAAGGCGACCGCTGGAG AAACGCTTTCAGTCATCGATCCCCCGGATGTTCTGGACAGGCAGAAATGCCTAACTGCCTTGGCATCTCTACGCCACGCTAAGTGGTTCCAG GCCAGAGCCAACGGGCTGCGCTCCTGTGTCATCGTCATCCGCATCCTGAGGGACCTGTGCGCCCGAGTCCCCACATGGGCCCCGCTTCGTGGCTGG CCACTGGAGCTGATCTGTGAGAAAGCAATCGGCACAGGGAACAGGCCCATGGGGGCAGGCGAAGCTCTGCGGAGAGTTTTAGAGTGTCTCGCTTCGGGGATCCTCATGACAG ACGGTCCTGGAATTTATGATCCATGTGAGAAGGACCCCACAGACGCCATCGGTCACCTGGATCAGCAGCAGAGAGAAGACGTCACAGCGAGCGCTCAG CACGCTTTAAGGCTGTCGGCCTTTGGGCAGCTCCACAAAGTTCTCGGAATGGACCCGCTTCCGTCAAAAATGCCCAAAAAACCTCGCAGCGACACCCCGATTGATTACACAG TGCAAATCCCACCCAGCACAGCGTATGCCCCACCTATGAAGAGGCctatagaagaagaagaaggaaccGATGATAAGAGtccaaacaaaaagaagaaaaagctgcagaagaaaT CTGCAGAAGAAAAGGCGGAGCCGGCTCAGTCAATGAACGCCCTAATGAGGCTGAATCAGCTGAAACCAGGCCTGCAGTACAAGCTGATATCTCAAACCGGTCCGGTTCATGTTCCAGTGTTCACTATGGCGGTGGAGGTGGACGGAAAGACGTTTGAGGCTTCTGGTCCGTCCAAGCGAACCGCCAAGCTGCATGTAGCTGTCAAG GTGCTGCAGGACATGGGCCTACCCACCGGGGTGGAACTGAAGAGTACTGAAGTCGCTGTGAAATTGGAAGAAACTGTAGTAGCAATCGCTGCAGAAGAAGTAAAGCCAGCAGTAATCCAAACCGAATCGTCCACTGCCACAGCCGGCGCCACTCCAGAATCTGCCGAG ACGGCTCGCCAGCAGGGACCAATCCTGACCAAACACGGCAAGAACCCCGTGATGGAGCTGAACGAGAAGCGCCGCGGCCTCAAGTACGAGCTCATCTCTGAGACGGGCGGCAGTCACGACAAGCGCTTCGTCATGGAGGTGGAGATCGACGAGCAGAAGTTCCAGGGCACCGGGTCCAATAAGAAGGTGGCCAAGGCGTACGCGGCCCTGGCTGCTCTGGAGAAGCTGTTTCCTGAAGGCTCTGCTCCTGAGCCTGCTAAAAAGAAGAAGGGACCGCCCATG CACCAACCGTTTGGCCTGGACGTTGGCATACCGAGAGGCAGAGGGAGAGGCCGAGGCCGTGGAAGAGGCAGAGGCTTCAACAACGGAGGCGGCTACGGTCAAGGAG GTGGATTTGGAACGTACGGATATGGGAACAACACCAACTCTGGCTACA ATTACTACGACGACGGGGCAAATGGCAGCGCTGGGGTATCGAGCAGCCTCTCGGGCGGACTTCCGTTCAGCTCCACAGAACCTCCGGCTCCAGGCTCCTATGGGTCATATTATCAAAATGAAGGATCCTACGCTGCACCGGCGGCCAACAAAATGCCCAAAAAGAAACCCCCCATGCAGAAGGGTGGTCCACCGGGAGGCTATCAATCAAACATCTCCGTAGGGCAGGGGTCGTATAACCAGTACGGGCAAGCGAAGAAGAGTTTCAACCAGAACCAAGGGGGTGCGGGTGGTTATTCCTACAGCACTGCCTACCCCAGCCAGGTGACAGGGGGAGCAGGGGCTGCATCTGGGGGTAACCAGGAGTACAATTATGAAG GTTTCACCCCTCAAACCAGTTACAGTACACAGGGAGGTGGCAACCAGGGCTTTCCCGCCAACCACACCCAGTACCCCGGCTTCGGCAGGAGCGACGGCAACATGAACTACCAGTACAGATAG
- the ilf3b gene encoding interleukin enhancer-binding factor 3 homolog isoform X5 encodes MPPLVRHRTMRVFMNGDRHVMAKHSAIYPTQEELESVQNMVSHTERALKAVSDWLDKEEKGTTKSEFEDCDKDSEQKDQATRTLRGVMRVGLVAKGLLLKGDLDLELVLLCKDKPTVSLLGRVSENLLAQLQTITEDKYIVTQDIHDASIMIHNTKEPPLTLTIHLTSPLVREEIEKATAGETLSVIDPPDVLDRQKCLTALASLRHAKWFQARANGLRSCVIVIRILRDLCARVPTWAPLRGWPLELICEKAIGTGNRPMGAGEALRRVLECLASGILMTDGPGIYDPCEKDPTDAIGHLDQQQREDVTASAQHALRLSAFGQLHKVLGMDPLPSKMPKKPRSDTPIDYTVQIPPSTAYAPPMKRPIEEEEGTDDKSPNKKKKKLQKKSAEEKAEPAQSMNALMRLNQLKPGLQYKLISQTGPVHVPVFTMAVEVDGKTFEASGPSKRTAKLHVAVKVLQDMGLPTGVELKSTEVAVKLEETVVAIAAEEVKPAVIQTESSTATAGATPESAETARQQGPILTKHGKNPVMELNEKRRGLKYELISETGGSHDKRFVMEVEIDEQKFQGTGSNKKVAKAYAALAALEKLFPEGSAPEPAKKKKGPPMHQPFGLDVGIPRGRGRGRGRGRGRGFNNGGGYGQGGGFGTYGYGNNTNSGYSDFVSDYYGYPEFAT; translated from the exons CCTCCCCTCGTTCGCCACAGAACGATGCGCGTCTTCATGAACGGCGACCGCCACGTCATGGCCAAACATTCCGCCATCTATCCAACACAGGAGGAGCTGGAAAGCGTCCAGAACATGGTGTCCCACACAGAGCGGGCTCTGAAGGCcgtttctgattggctggataAGGAGGAAAAGGGAACTACAAAGTCTGAATTCGAAGACTGTGACAAAGACAG TGAGCAGAAGGATCAGGCCACCCGGACTCTGCGTGGCGTTATGAGGGTGGGTCTGGTTGCTAAAGGTCTGCTGCTGAAAGGAGACCTGGACCTAGAGCTGGTGCTTCTCTGTAAGGACAAGCCCAccgtcagtctgctgggaaggGTGTCTGAAAACCTTCTTGCACAGCTGCAG ACTATAACAGAAGATAAATACATAGTAACGCAGGACATCCATGATGCGAGCATCATGATCCACAACACAAAGGAGCCCCCTCTAACGCTCACAATTCACCTCACATCCCCTTTGGTCCGCGAAGAGATAGAGAAGGCGACCGCTGGAG AAACGCTTTCAGTCATCGATCCCCCGGATGTTCTGGACAGGCAGAAATGCCTAACTGCCTTGGCATCTCTACGCCACGCTAAGTGGTTCCAG GCCAGAGCCAACGGGCTGCGCTCCTGTGTCATCGTCATCCGCATCCTGAGGGACCTGTGCGCCCGAGTCCCCACATGGGCCCCGCTTCGTGGCTGG CCACTGGAGCTGATCTGTGAGAAAGCAATCGGCACAGGGAACAGGCCCATGGGGGCAGGCGAAGCTCTGCGGAGAGTTTTAGAGTGTCTCGCTTCGGGGATCCTCATGACAG ACGGTCCTGGAATTTATGATCCATGTGAGAAGGACCCCACAGACGCCATCGGTCACCTGGATCAGCAGCAGAGAGAAGACGTCACAGCGAGCGCTCAG CACGCTTTAAGGCTGTCGGCCTTTGGGCAGCTCCACAAAGTTCTCGGAATGGACCCGCTTCCGTCAAAAATGCCCAAAAAACCTCGCAGCGACACCCCGATTGATTACACAG TGCAAATCCCACCCAGCACAGCGTATGCCCCACCTATGAAGAGGCctatagaagaagaagaaggaaccGATGATAAGAGtccaaacaaaaagaagaaaaagctgcagaagaaaT CTGCAGAAGAAAAGGCGGAGCCGGCTCAGTCAATGAACGCCCTAATGAGGCTGAATCAGCTGAAACCAGGCCTGCAGTACAAGCTGATATCTCAAACCGGTCCGGTTCATGTTCCAGTGTTCACTATGGCGGTGGAGGTGGACGGAAAGACGTTTGAGGCTTCTGGTCCGTCCAAGCGAACCGCCAAGCTGCATGTAGCTGTCAAG GTGCTGCAGGACATGGGCCTACCCACCGGGGTGGAACTGAAGAGTACTGAAGTCGCTGTGAAATTGGAAGAAACTGTAGTAGCAATCGCTGCAGAAGAAGTAAAGCCAGCAGTAATCCAAACCGAATCGTCCACTGCCACAGCCGGCGCCACTCCAGAATCTGCCGAG ACGGCTCGCCAGCAGGGACCAATCCTGACCAAACACGGCAAGAACCCCGTGATGGAGCTGAACGAGAAGCGCCGCGGCCTCAAGTACGAGCTCATCTCTGAGACGGGCGGCAGTCACGACAAGCGCTTCGTCATGGAGGTGGAGATCGACGAGCAGAAGTTCCAGGGCACCGGGTCCAATAAGAAGGTGGCCAAGGCGTACGCGGCCCTGGCTGCTCTGGAGAAGCTGTTTCCTGAAGGCTCTGCTCCTGAGCCTGCTAAAAAGAAGAAGGGACCGCCCATG CACCAACCGTTTGGCCTGGACGTTGGCATACCGAGAGGCAGAGGGAGAGGCCGAGGCCGTGGAAGAGGCAGAGGCTTCAACAACGGAGGCGGCTACGGTCAAGGAG GTGGATTTGGAACGTACGGATATGGGAACAACACCAACTCTGGCTACA GTGACTTTGTCTCAGACTACTATGGCTACCCCGAGTTTGCGACATAG